From the genome of Bacteroides sp. MSB163, one region includes:
- a CDS encoding alpha-galactosidase produces MRNLLVTLFACASLTYAHAAEKETIRISTDNTDLVLQVGENGRLYQTYLGEKLLHQQDLQNFRWNIHAGSDGSVSKRGWEVYSGSGNEDYFEPAIAITHNDGNPSTILYYVSSSSKPVEGGTETVINLRDNQYPVDVALHYVAYPKENVIKTWSEIKHQEKKPVMLSTYASTMLYFNNSSYYLTEFSSDWAKEAQMSSQQLQFGKKVIDTKLGSRAAMHTHPFFEVGLDQPVNEHQGDVLMGTLGWTGNFRFTFEVDNVGNLRVIPAINPYASNYELKPNEVFTTPEFIFTLSYDGASQGSRNLHEWARNYSLKDGKGSRLTLLNNWENTGFNFNQEILAELMKEAKHLGVDMFLLDDGWFANKYPRKDDHAGLGDWEVTHDKLPGGIPALVKAAKDADVKFGIWIEPEMVNPKSELFEKHPDWAIQLPNRETYYYRNQLVLDLSNPKVQDYVYGVVENIMQENPDVAFFKWDCNSPITNIYSPYLKNKQGQLYIDHVRGIYNVLKRVKANYPNVPMMLCSGGGARCDYEALKYFTEFWCSDNTDPVERIYIQWGFSQFFPAKAMDAHVTSWNKVTSIKFRTDVASMCKLGFDIGLKELTADELTYCQTAVANWKRLQNAIMDGDQYRLVSPYEENHMALNYVSKDANKVVLFAYDIHPRFQEKLMAVKLQGLDPDKQYKVEEINLMPAATSRLEANGKIYSGDYLMKVGLNVFGFIHTQSHVVELTAQ; encoded by the coding sequence ATGAGAAATTTACTTGTAACTCTCTTTGCATGTGCGTCCCTGACGTATGCCCATGCAGCGGAAAAAGAAACCATCCGCATCTCTACGGACAACACCGATCTGGTGCTCCAGGTAGGCGAAAACGGCCGCTTGTATCAAACGTACCTGGGCGAGAAACTCTTGCACCAGCAGGATTTGCAGAACTTCCGTTGGAATATACATGCCGGGTCGGACGGCAGCGTGAGCAAGCGCGGCTGGGAAGTGTATAGCGGTTCCGGCAATGAAGATTACTTTGAACCTGCCATCGCCATCACTCATAATGACGGCAATCCGTCGACGATTCTTTATTACGTTTCTTCCTCGTCCAAGCCTGTAGAAGGTGGTACGGAAACCGTGATAAACCTGCGCGATAACCAGTATCCGGTAGATGTGGCACTGCATTATGTGGCCTATCCCAAAGAGAACGTCATCAAGACGTGGAGCGAGATAAAGCATCAGGAGAAGAAACCTGTCATGCTCTCCACCTATGCCTCCACCATGCTCTACTTCAATAATTCCAGTTATTATCTGACCGAGTTCAGCAGTGACTGGGCAAAAGAGGCGCAGATGAGCAGTCAGCAATTGCAGTTTGGCAAGAAAGTGATTGACACGAAGCTGGGAAGCCGTGCTGCCATGCACACCCATCCCTTCTTTGAAGTGGGACTGGACCAACCGGTGAACGAACACCAGGGTGATGTCTTGATGGGTACACTGGGCTGGACGGGCAACTTCCGTTTCACTTTCGAAGTGGACAATGTGGGCAACCTGCGTGTAATCCCTGCCATCAATCCTTATGCATCGAACTACGAACTGAAACCGAATGAAGTGTTCACCACTCCCGAATTCATTTTCACTTTAAGTTATGATGGTGCCTCGCAAGGCAGTCGCAATCTGCACGAATGGGCACGCAACTATAGCCTGAAAGATGGTAAAGGCAGCCGTCTGACTCTTTTGAATAACTGGGAAAATACAGGTTTCAATTTCAATCAGGAGATACTTGCCGAACTGATGAAGGAAGCCAAGCATTTGGGAGTGGATATGTTTTTGCTGGACGATGGCTGGTTTGCCAATAAATACCCGCGTAAGGATGACCATGCCGGTTTGGGCGATTGGGAAGTGACCCACGATAAGCTGCCTGGCGGTATTCCCGCCTTAGTAAAAGCTGCCAAAGATGCGGATGTGAAGTTCGGCATCTGGATTGAACCGGAAATGGTGAACCCCAAGAGCGAACTCTTTGAGAAACATCCGGACTGGGCCATCCAACTGCCTAACCGCGAAACGTATTATTACCGCAATCAGTTGGTACTGGATCTCAGTAACCCGAAAGTGCAGGATTATGTATATGGCGTTGTAGAAAACATTATGCAGGAAAATCCCGATGTCGCTTTCTTCAAGTGGGATTGCAACAGCCCTATCACCAATATCTATTCCCCATATTTGAAGAATAAACAGGGACAGTTGTATATTGATCATGTCCGCGGTATCTATAATGTTCTGAAACGTGTAAAGGCGAATTATCCCAATGTCCCGATGATGCTTTGTTCCGGTGGCGGTGCACGTTGTGATTACGAAGCATTGAAGTACTTCACGGAATTCTGGTGCAGTGACAATACCGATCCGGTGGAACGTATTTATATCCAGTGGGGCTTCTCCCAGTTCTTTCCTGCAAAGGCTATGGATGCCCATGTGACGAGCTGGAACAAGGTGACTTCCATAAAGTTCCGCACCGACGTGGCCTCCATGTGCAAACTTGGCTTCGATATCGGTCTGAAAGAACTTACTGCCGATGAACTGACTTATTGCCAGACAGCGGTAGCCAACTGGAAACGTCTCCAAAACGCTATAATGGATGGTGACCAGTATCGTTTGGTTTCTCCATACGAAGAGAATCATATGGCACTGAACTATGTAAGTAAAGATGCAAACAAGGTGGTTCTGTTTGCCTATGACATTCACCCACGCTTCCAAGAGAAGTTGATGGCAGTAAAACTGCAAGGGCTGGACCCGGACAAACAGTATAAAGTGGAGGAAATCAATCTAATGCCTGCTGCAACTTCCAGATTAGAAGCCAACGGAAAGATTTATTCGGGTGATTATTTGATGAAAGTTGGACTGAATGTATTTGGCTTTATACATACTCAGAGCCATGTAGTGGAACTGACTGCCCAATGA
- a CDS encoding pilus assembly protein N-terminal domain-containing protein, with translation MKKVKFLKFTMAFFACVLAVAMGSCDKNDDPKVPDLKCTPSKVEVAPGKTATVTVSGGTAPFTVTSSNTKIATAKADKNTITITGLKDGTATMLISDSKKLTGKIPVVVKAAASGLDFDKKSVSVTVGKEEAVTVKDGSAPYTATAKDTKIATATVKDGKIIIKGVKAGSTSVTVTDKNKKTGTISVTVK, from the coding sequence ATGAAAAAAGTAAAGTTTCTTAAATTCACTATGGCGTTTTTCGCCTGTGTTCTAGCAGTAGCCATGGGTTCTTGCGATAAGAATGATGACCCCAAAGTTCCAGATCTTAAGTGTACCCCCTCTAAAGTAGAGGTGGCTCCCGGCAAAACTGCAACGGTTACTGTAAGTGGCGGTACTGCTCCATTTACTGTAACCTCAAGCAATACCAAGATTGCGACGGCTAAAGCAGACAAGAACACCATTACAATCACCGGTCTTAAAGACGGTACAGCAACCATGCTCATCTCCGACTCAAAGAAGCTTACAGGAAAGATTCCTGTGGTGGTCAAGGCTGCGGCATCCGGACTTGATTTTGATAAAAAGTCTGTATCCGTAACTGTTGGGAAGGAAGAGGCTGTCACTGTAAAAGATGGTTCCGCTCCTTATACAGCAACCGCCAAGGACACGAAAATTGCCACAGCCACAGTCAAGGATGGAAAGATTATTATCAAAGGTGTCAAGGCTGGTAGCACATCAGTGACTGTTACTGACAAGAACAAGAAAACTGGAACTATTTCAGTTACAGTAAAATAA
- a CDS encoding amino acid adenylation domain-containing protein, producing MKKINDADMLAAIVRASNHYAMRPALVLDNQTYTYQELFGLAWSICETLRNLKEDIIGITAENRMETYASILAVLLSGKTYVMLHPDYPAERNCRIARQSGIGLLLYSGENDNILPPEINAGRVCISSYRHTLHSGMALCEVNPDVPAYIIFTSGSTGEPKGVPISRRNLNAFYKAYCALGWELDENDRMLQMFELTFDVSVVSFLYPLTLGACVYAVPQKGMKYLHVLDIMERHRLTFAAMAPSVLRLSRPYFGEICFPDLRYLIVTAEATDVNLLDEFRTCIPNATVINLYGPTEATIYCTSYIIPVEGAKHYNGLAAIGKPFPGMDYMIASPSGKQLPAGKTGELWIAGPQLMRGYWRAPEKSAGCFVTTPFGKLYYRTGDLCQADADGDIIYCGRKDTQVKLQGFRIELGEIEYHVKAFYKHTCNAMVLPVYTTDRGCELHLALEKDAEDTESLERYMQSHLPSYMLPRRIHFIPCFPQNNSNKIDRNQLLKYITQ from the coding sequence ATGAAGAAGATAAATGATGCAGATATGCTGGCTGCTATTGTCCGAGCCTCGAATCATTATGCCATGCGTCCGGCACTGGTTCTTGACAACCAGACTTATACCTATCAGGAGTTGTTCGGATTGGCATGGAGCATTTGTGAAACACTGAGAAATCTCAAAGAAGACATTATTGGCATCACCGCAGAAAATCGTATGGAAACCTACGCATCCATTTTAGCTGTGCTACTTTCCGGAAAAACTTACGTCATGTTGCATCCTGATTATCCGGCAGAGCGCAACTGTCGTATAGCCCGGCAATCCGGCATTGGTCTGTTGCTTTACAGTGGAGAAAACGATAATATACTTCCACCTGAAATCAATGCAGGACGGGTATGTATCTCCTCTTATCGACATACTTTGCATTCCGGCATGGCGTTGTGTGAAGTTAATCCCGATGTGCCTGCTTACATTATCTTTACATCAGGAAGTACGGGCGAGCCCAAAGGTGTTCCTATATCCCGAAGGAACCTGAATGCTTTCTACAAGGCTTACTGTGCTTTAGGATGGGAGTTAGACGAAAACGACCGTATGCTTCAGATGTTCGAACTGACATTCGATGTTTCAGTCGTGTCGTTCCTTTATCCCCTCACCCTCGGGGCGTGTGTCTATGCCGTTCCGCAGAAAGGAATGAAATATCTGCATGTACTGGATATCATGGAACGTCACCGTCTTACATTTGCGGCAATGGCACCTTCCGTACTTCGGTTATCACGTCCTTATTTCGGGGAAATTTGTTTTCCGGACCTACGCTATCTCATAGTTACCGCCGAAGCCACTGACGTGAATCTGCTCGATGAATTTCGCACTTGCATCCCCAATGCCACAGTAATCAACCTCTACGGACCAACCGAAGCCACTATCTACTGCACTTCTTATATCATCCCGGTTGAAGGAGCCAAACATTATAACGGTTTGGCGGCAATCGGGAAACCTTTTCCGGGTATGGACTATATGATTGCATCCCCTTCGGGCAAGCAACTTCCCGCCGGAAAGACCGGTGAACTGTGGATTGCCGGACCGCAGCTAATGCGCGGATATTGGCGCGCTCCCGAAAAATCCGCTGGATGTTTTGTTACGACTCCCTTTGGAAAACTTTATTACCGTACCGGAGATCTCTGTCAGGCAGATGCTGACGGAGATATCATTTATTGTGGCCGTAAAGACACACAAGTAAAGCTACAAGGCTTCAGAATCGAATTGGGTGAAATCGAATACCACGTTAAAGCGTTTTACAAGCATACCTGTAACGCTATGGTGTTGCCGGTTTATACTACTGACAGAGGTTGCGAACTGCATCTTGCCTTAGAGAAGGATGCAGAGGATACGGAAAGCCTCGAACGGTATATGCAAAGCCATCTGCCTTCTTATATGTTGCCTCGGCGTATTCACTTCATCCCTTGTTTTCCACAAAATAATAGTAATAAAATTGACCGGAATCAACTATTAAAGTACATCACTCAATAA
- a CDS encoding acyl carrier protein yields METTELLEILNGIFRKVLKRDDITLTESTTAHDVDGWDSLTNMVLITEIENKFGVRFSFREIVKLKNVGDLCRTIMNKAK; encoded by the coding sequence ATGGAAACAACAGAATTATTGGAAATACTGAACGGAATATTCAGAAAAGTGTTAAAGAGAGACGACATCACATTGACTGAAAGCACCACTGCCCATGATGTGGACGGATGGGATTCACTGACCAATATGGTACTTATCACCGAGATAGAAAATAAATTCGGCGTGCGTTTCTCGTTTCGCGAGATAGTGAAATTGAAAAATGTGGGCGATCTTTGCCGTACCATCATGAATAAAGCCAAATAG
- a CDS encoding MBOAT family O-acyltransferase, which produces MSFISLEFILLFLLCFTLYHFVSDKGQKFVLLASSGVFIGYFNPVFLLTALAVSLFTYGAAVLVEQARGKKGSCLVYWSSISCLILCWIGFRYANRLTGDSGFIFPLGMSFYTFQAIGYLTEVYWEEEKAERCPIDFLLYMLLFMKFLSGPIERSANLLPQVRRLSPASYSMMTYGLRLIVVGLVKKMVLADHIAPYIDGAFNSMHTASGVQLFMACLLYPIELYADFSGYTDMAIGIGMLFGLKLSPNFAHPFAAQTTAEFWRRWHISLSSWVRDYLFLPLSSFTRRWGQWGVVASLMVTFIALGIWHGAGWTFAVYGLIQGLVIVWELKTERIRNRVRKHIGKRLFATLSVIRTYLIFAISLVFFKAQSVSDAFYFLRNISFQIHVSWKEINIGMSDHICIVAGAALLLMLLYDFFMSKGDLHLRFEKQPAVLRWIVYYLIVFAVFAYGKFGTENFIYLQF; this is translated from the coding sequence ATGTCGTTCATCTCCCTTGAATTTATCCTGCTGTTCCTGCTCTGTTTCACATTATACCATTTTGTCAGTGATAAAGGACAAAAATTTGTTTTGCTTGCGTCAAGTGGAGTTTTCATCGGATATTTCAATCCCGTATTCCTTCTCACGGCACTGGCTGTAAGCCTTTTTACATACGGCGCAGCAGTACTTGTTGAGCAAGCCCGCGGGAAAAAAGGTTCTTGTTTGGTTTACTGGAGCAGCATATCCTGTCTTATCCTCTGCTGGATTGGTTTCAGGTATGCCAACCGGTTAACCGGAGACTCAGGTTTTATTTTCCCGTTGGGAATGTCGTTCTATACATTTCAGGCCATCGGTTACTTGACGGAAGTCTATTGGGAGGAAGAAAAGGCGGAACGTTGTCCGATCGATTTCCTGCTTTACATGCTTCTGTTTATGAAGTTCCTGTCAGGTCCCATTGAACGGTCCGCCAATTTGCTCCCGCAAGTCCGAAGACTCTCTCCGGCATCATACTCCATGATGACTTACGGCTTGAGACTGATTGTGGTGGGATTGGTGAAAAAAATGGTACTTGCCGACCATATAGCACCTTATATTGACGGTGCGTTCAATTCAATGCATACCGCATCAGGCGTACAATTGTTTATGGCCTGCCTTCTCTATCCCATCGAACTTTATGCCGATTTCTCCGGCTACACGGATATGGCGATTGGGATAGGAATGCTGTTTGGATTGAAACTATCACCCAACTTTGCACATCCTTTTGCCGCCCAAACCACGGCTGAGTTCTGGCGTCGCTGGCACATCTCCCTTTCCTCCTGGGTACGGGATTACCTTTTTCTTCCCCTGTCATCGTTCACACGCCGTTGGGGGCAATGGGGTGTGGTGGCAAGCCTCATGGTGACATTTATTGCTCTTGGCATATGGCATGGTGCAGGATGGACATTTGCCGTCTATGGACTTATACAGGGGCTTGTGATTGTATGGGAACTAAAGACTGAAAGAATACGGAATAGGGTAAGGAAACATATCGGCAAACGGCTGTTCGCCACGCTCTCAGTCATCCGCACCTACCTCATTTTTGCCATATCGCTGGTGTTTTTCAAAGCACAGTCCGTTTCAGACGCATTCTATTTCCTACGGAATATCTCTTTTCAGATCCATGTAAGCTGGAAAGAAATCAATATCGGTATGTCCGACCACATCTGCATCGTGGCAGGTGCCGCATTATTGTTGATGCTACTTTATGATTTTTTTATGTCCAAAGGCGACTTGCATCTTCGTTTTGAAAAGCAGCCTGCCGTGCTTCGCTGGATAGTGTATTACTTAATTGTGTTTGCCGTGTTCGCTTATGGCAAGTTCGGCACGGAAAACTTCATATATCTGCAATTCTGA